The genomic DNA ACGTTCATCGCGCTTTTCCAGGGCTACGAAGCGAAGCCGACACCCGAAGGCGTGTCGCGCGCAACGACGAAAACCGTCGTCTACGCATCGCTTGCGGTACTCGGCCTCGATTTCCTGCTGACCGCACTGATGTTCAGCTAGGTCCCGCGCGGGTGCGCCGGGAAGCGGCGTGTCGCGCGCGCCCTTCGGCTGCGCGCCGGCGCGTCAAGATTCACTTTGGGATGACGATGAAAAAGACTGCTCTCGACTTCTGGGTCGGCCTGTTCGTGGTGCTGGGCTTTATTGCGCTGCTGTTTCTCGCGCTGAAAGCCGGCAACATGAGCTCGCTGTCGTTCCAGGCAACCTACCCGGTCAAGCTCAAATTCGACAACATCGGCGGCCTGAAGCCGCGCGCGCCGGTAAAGAGCGCGGGCGTGACGGTCGGCCGCGTGGCGTCGATCGCTTTCGACAGCAATACGTACCAGGCGCTCGTCACGATCGATATCGACAAGCAATACGAGTTTCCGAAAGACAGCTCCGCGAAAATTCTGACGTCGGGGCTTCTCGGTGAGCAATACATCGGGCTCGAGCCGGGCGGCGACACGGACATGCTGAAGGCCGGCGACACGATTGCGATGACGCAATCGGCCATCGTGCTTGAAAACCTGATTGGACAATTCCTGTACAGCAAGGCCGCCGATGCGGGCGGAGCCAAGCCGGCGACGCCCGCCGCACCGGCGCCTGCCGCGCCGGCTCAACCCGCTTCGGGCGCGGCCCAATAAGGAGAACAAGATTGCAATTGCAGATCAAACCCCAGCGCGCTGCGGCGATCGCCGTTGCCGTAGCGGCTCTCGCCGGCTGCTCGACCGTTCAGACGCCGAGCAAGCAGGATCCCTGGGAAGGCTTGAACCGCACCGTATTCACGTTCAACGATAAGGTCGACCAGTACGCGCTGAAGCCGGTTGCGCAGGGCTACGTGAAGATCACGCCGCAACCGGTGCGCGACAGCGTGACGAACTTCTTCTCGAACATCGGCGATGTCTATATCGCGGCGAACAACCTGCTGCAGCTGAAGATTGCCGATGGCGTCGGCGACATCATGCGGATCGTGATCAACACGGTGTTCGGTGTCGGCGGTCTGTTCGACGTGGCGACCCTCGCAAAGCTGCCGAAGCACGACAACGACCTCGGCCTCACGCTCGGCTACTACGGCATTCCGTCGGGCCCCTATCTCGTGCTGCCGCTGTTCGGACCGAGCACGGTGCGCGACGCGGCCGGCTACGTCGGCAACTACTTCGCGAATCCGATCTCGTATATCGACTCGGACGCGATCAGCTGGAGCCTGTGGGGCGTGCAGCTCGTCAACACGCGGGCGAACCTGCTGAATGCGAGCGACGTGCTCGAAGGCGCCGCGCTCGACAAGTACTCGTTCGTGCGCAATGCCTATCTGCAGCGGCGCCAGTATCTGCTGACGGGCGGCGCGAATGGCGCGTTGCCGAACTACGGCGACGGCGCGGCGCTGCCGAATTACGATCAGGATGGCGCCGGGGCCGCTGGTGCCGCGGGCGCGATGCCGGGTGGCGGGGCGGTTCCTGCCGCGCCGGCGTCGTCGGCGGCGCCGGGCGCGCAGCCTGCGCCGCAAGGCACATCGGGCACGTCACCTGCTGAAGGTGCTTCTCCTGCCTCCGGCACGCCGTCGATCGATACGGTGCCGGGCGGTCAGGTCGTTCCGCCGGGGCGCTATCCGTCACTGCGGTTACGCTAAGCCGAAACCTTGCGAGCGCTCGTAACACCGGGATACAACTCTCGCAAGTTTCGGATGGTTTACGATAGAACTCGCGTGATATCGTGAGTTCGAAGTTAGCGTTCTTCTTTTTGCAGGGCTTGAAATGAAAAAATTCTTCTTGATCCCGTTTTTCGTAGCATTGTTTGCGTTCGGTAGTGCGGTGTCGGCGCAGACCGTCGACACGAACTCGCCGGACAGCATGGTGAAGACCGTCACGCAGCAGGTTATCGACACGATCCGTTCGGACAAGTCGATCCAGCAAGGCGATATCAACCGGATCACGCAGCTCGTCAACGACAAGATCCTGCCGTACATCGATTTCCGCCGCACCACGCAACTGGCGATGGGCCGCAGCTGGCGTACGGCTACGCCGCAGCAGCAGGAGCAGGTCGTCGAGCAGTTCAAGATGCTGCTGATCCGCACGTACGCGGGCGCACTCGCGCAGGTGCGCAACCAGGAAATCCAGTACAAGCCGTTCCGCGCGAACCCGGATGACACCGACGTTGTCGTGCGCTCGACGGTGATGAACAACGGCCAGCCGATCGAGCTCGACTATCGCCTGTACAAGACGCCGCAAGGCTGGCGCGTGTATGACATCAACGTGCTCGGCGCGTGGCTGATCCAGGCGTACCAGCAGCAGTTCCAGGAGCAGATCCAGCAGCACGGCGTCGACGGGCTGATCCAGTTCCTTACGCAGCGCAACCAGCAACTCGCGGCGGGCAAGCAGTCGTGAACGACACGCCACAACAAGCCGATGTCGCGGGTGGCATAGCCCGCGGCGTCAGCGGTGTCGCCGGCAACCCGGCTGATCAATTCGCGACCGGCCCGGCGCTGACCCACGCGAGCGCAACAGAAGCGCTCGCGGCCGGTCTTGCCCGCATCGCGGGCGGCGCGCGCGGCGTCGATTGCGCGCCGCTCAAGCAGTTCGATTCATCCGCGCTTGCGGTGCTGCTTGCGTGGCAGCGCGCCGCGAACGCGCGCGGCGCGGCACTCGAAATCGTCAATCTCCCCGCCGGGCTTGCGAGTCTTGCGCAGGCCTATGGCGTCGACACGCTGCTGTCGGCGCGACATTTACGCTCAGTCGATACCGAGCGCTCGCCTTCGTGACGCGCGGCTGAAACCGGCAGGCCGGACTTCAACGCAGCGCGATTCACCCAGCCTGGTGCAGGCTCTGCGCTACCAGGTTTTGCCCCCGCATTTCACCTGCGGATTGCTCGCGCGGTTTGCCCTATAATCAAACGTTTTTTGGGGCAAGCAACCGGCCCCAATTCCGCTCGTTGCATATTCAGTTGCATCCTTTCTCGTGCGCACTGCGCACTTTTCAGTCGCCGCGATCCGTCGGCGCATAGTCATGCCAGCCATAGAATTCCGTAACGTCAAGAAGCGCTACAAAAGTCTGCAAGCGCTCAAAGGCGTAAGTCTGACGGTTGAAGAAGGCGAGTTCTTCGGGCTGCTCGGCCCGAACGGCGCGGGCAAGACGACGCTCATCAGCATCCTCGCGGGTCTCGCGCGCGCCGACGAAGGCAGTGTCGCGGTGCGCGGCCATGACGTCGTCGCCGATTTCCGTGAGGCGCGCCGCGCGCTCGGCGTCGTGCCGCAAGAACTGGTGTTCGATCCGTTTTTCACCGTGCGCGAAACTTTGCGCATCCAGTCCGGCTACTTCGGTCTGCGTCACAACGACGACTGGATCGACGAAGTGATGGCCAATCTCGACCTCACCGAAAAAGCCGATGCGAATATGCGCGCGCTGTCGGGCGGCATGAAGCGCCGCGTGCTCGTCGCGCAGGCGCTCGTGCACCGGCCGCCCGTCATCGTGCTCGACGAGCCGACCGCGGGCGTCGACGTCGAATTGCGCCAGACGCTGTGGAAATTCATCTCGCGCCTGAACCGCGAAGGCCACACGATCGTGCTGACCACGCACTACCTCGAGGAAGCCGAATCGCTGTGCGACCGCATTGCGATGCTGCGGCGTGGCGAAGTCGTCGCGCTCGAGCGCACGAGCGAACTGCTGCAACGCTTCGCGGGCCTGCAGCTGTTCGTGCGCTTCGCGCAGGGCGTGCTGCCGGCCGAACTGCGCGCGCTCGAAATCGACTCGGGCGCGGTCGACGCGCGCGAACATTCGCTGCGCCTGTCGACCTACGACGACGTCGAGCGGATTCTTTCGCAGTGCCGCGCGGCGGGCTGTACATTCGATGAAATCGAGGTGCGCAAGGCGGACCTCGAAGACGTGTTCGTCCAGGTGATGAACGCACCCGAAGT from Paraburkholderia edwinii includes the following:
- the mlaD gene encoding outer membrane lipid asymmetry maintenance protein MlaD, with amino-acid sequence MTMKKTALDFWVGLFVVLGFIALLFLALKAGNMSSLSFQATYPVKLKFDNIGGLKPRAPVKSAGVTVGRVASIAFDSNTYQALVTIDIDKQYEFPKDSSAKILTSGLLGEQYIGLEPGGDTDMLKAGDTIAMTQSAIVLENLIGQFLYSKAADAGGAKPATPAAPAPAAPAQPASGAAQ
- a CDS encoding STAS domain-containing protein encodes the protein MARGVSGVAGNPADQFATGPALTHASATEALAAGLARIAGGARGVDCAPLKQFDSSALAVLLAWQRAANARGAALEIVNLPAGLASLAQAYGVDTLLSARHLRSVDTERSPS
- a CDS encoding MlaC/ttg2D family ABC transporter substrate-binding protein — encoded protein: MKKFFLIPFFVALFAFGSAVSAQTVDTNSPDSMVKTVTQQVIDTIRSDKSIQQGDINRITQLVNDKILPYIDFRRTTQLAMGRSWRTATPQQQEQVVEQFKMLLIRTYAGALAQVRNQEIQYKPFRANPDDTDVVVRSTVMNNGQPIELDYRLYKTPQGWRVYDINVLGAWLIQAYQQQFQEQIQQHGVDGLIQFLTQRNQQLAAGKQS
- a CDS encoding ABC transporter ATP-binding protein produces the protein MPAIEFRNVKKRYKSLQALKGVSLTVEEGEFFGLLGPNGAGKTTLISILAGLARADEGSVAVRGHDVVADFREARRALGVVPQELVFDPFFTVRETLRIQSGYFGLRHNDDWIDEVMANLDLTEKADANMRALSGGMKRRVLVAQALVHRPPVIVLDEPTAGVDVELRQTLWKFISRLNREGHTIVLTTHYLEEAESLCDRIAMLRRGEVVALERTSELLQRFAGLQLFVRFAQGVLPAELRALEIDSGAVDAREHSLRLSTYDDVERILSQCRAAGCTFDEIEVRKADLEDVFVQVMNAPEVVEGLA
- a CDS encoding MlaA family lipoprotein, which encodes MQLQIKPQRAAAIAVAVAALAGCSTVQTPSKQDPWEGLNRTVFTFNDKVDQYALKPVAQGYVKITPQPVRDSVTNFFSNIGDVYIAANNLLQLKIADGVGDIMRIVINTVFGVGGLFDVATLAKLPKHDNDLGLTLGYYGIPSGPYLVLPLFGPSTVRDAAGYVGNYFANPISYIDSDAISWSLWGVQLVNTRANLLNASDVLEGAALDKYSFVRNAYLQRRQYLLTGGANGALPNYGDGAALPNYDQDGAGAAGAAGAMPGGGAVPAAPASSAAPGAQPAPQGTSGTSPAEGASPASGTPSIDTVPGGQVVPPGRYPSLRLR